In Deltaproteobacteria bacterium, the genomic stretch GAGCACGAGCGCGGGGAGACGCCAAGGTGCACGCATCGGCGCCACAGTCTACGCGTCGGGGCCCAGCGCGGGGGCCCGATGGAGAATCGATCGCGGCCGCGTCGGCGCCCGTCACAAGTGCAGCTGTGGCGGTCTCGATGGGTGTGTCGGGACGCCAAGGCGCCGCCCCGATGATGCGAGAGCCGGGCATGTCGCTCGGACCCGCGTCCAAGGATGAGCTCCCCATGTCCCCGGCTCCCGCGTGAGCCGGTCGATGCGCGCCGACGCGAAAGCAACACGCCATGACGACTCCCATGAATCGATCCAACTTCGGACTCCGCGCGATGCTCGGTGCACTCGCACTCTCGATCGCTGCGCCAGCCGTGGCGACCCCACGGTCCGCGCAGGCGGCCCCGGCCATCGACAGCGCCCCGCGCTCGAGCGCCACCAACGTCGGGCCGGCAACCAGGCGCGTCGCATCGATCCCGAAGAAGATGCGGCTCACGATGGCGCTGACCTACAAGGTCACCACCGATCTCAGCGAGAACTGGGCCGGTCCGATCGGCAACAATACGGAGGACGAGATCTACTACATGCTGTCGGGCTCGGCGGCCGTCAACGGCGTCAGCAAGGCGTTCATCGCCGGTGAGGTGCGCCCGCCCGGCGCTCGCGACATCTGGGAGATGGGCCCCAACAGCAACAAGACGCTCGTGCGCACCTTGTTCGAGGGTGATCTCTCCGCGCTCGACACCGCGGTGCTGACGGTCGCGATCGCCGAGCAGGACAACGCCCAGCTGAACTCGTTCAAGGAAATCCTCGGCGACCTGATCCAATACGCCGGAGATGCGATCGAGAAGGAGCTCGGGACCGAAGGCACCTACGACGCGTTCAAGGGCAGCACGAAGGAGAAGATGATCCAGGACGCCGTCGGCCTGCTGAAGACCCTGGGTGACCGCAAGGACCAGACCATCGGCGTCGCCGTGCTGACCGCGAAGGGCACGCACCTGACGGCAAAGACCGATGCCGGCATGTACTCGACGATCGCGAGCGCCAGCGACAAGGAGGTCAAGGTGAAGATGACCGGCTTCAACGGCTCATACGTCGCGCACTTCCGTCTGGTCGCCGCCGACAGCGAGCCACGTCCGGCGTCGGCGCTGTTCCTCAGCAACGAGCGCGACTCGTGCAACGCGCCGCAGAAGCTGTTGGTCGACAGCAAGCAGGGCAAGATCAGCGTTGCGCCCGGCCAGAGCTGGACCGACATCCACGTGAAGAACCGTCGCTTCGACTGGTGGTGCGACGGCGACCTCGAGCACACCACGGCGCCCGATCCGACCAACCTCGTGCAGGCGCGCCGGGCCTCGTCGGGCGGCGCGATCGACTGGAAGTGCTTCTACGAGAGCACGCCGGGGCCGGACCGCAGCTTCTGAGTTCCGGATGAACGCGAAGCGTTCACCCGCGACAAAGGCAAGGAGCCAAGCGATGGACCTTCCCATTGCTTGGTAGCCGTACGTGCACGCGGCGCGGTCCACTCGCTCCAACGCGGTGGCCGGTCGCGGTGCACCGAGGGTGCGCCTCGGGTCTCAGGCCCTGAGATCGGGGGCGCATCCTTCGTCTGCGCGGTGACACCAGTGGCAGCCGACACGCCCTTGGTGTCGGTCGATCGACCGATGCGGGAATCGTCGCCGAAGCGGTCGCATGGCCGATACTGCCGCGCACGGACCGGGCCTAGCATCACAGCATGCCCCGTCTGCTCGGATGCCCGCTCGCCTTGCTCGCGCTGCTCGCTGCGCCCGCGTGCTACACGGGGCTGGGCCCGGCGGGCTCGGGCGACGCCGAGGCCACGGCGGCTGGCGGCGACGGCTCGAGCGATGGCGGTGGCGCCGAGGGTGGGGCCAGTGACACTGGCACGGGCGAGCCCGATCGGCCCGATCCCGCGATCGGCGATCTCCACACCGCGATCGGCGTGCGACGCCTGTCGAAGTTCGAGTACGGCAACACCGTGCGCGACCTGCTCGGCGTCGTCGGAGCCGAGCAGGGCCTCGCCGACGAGCAGAAGGTCGAGTACCTGTCGAACAATGCCCACGCCAAGCAGCTCGGGCTGGCGGAGCTCGAGACCTTCTCGCGCGCCGCGGAGCAGGCTGCCGCAGCTGCGGTTCCGATGATGTCGCTCGCGCCGGGCTGTACGCCCGCGACGGCCGACGCCGCCTGCGTCGATGCTTGGCTGCCGAGCTTCTTGCGCCGTAGCTTTCGTCGCCCCGTCACCGCCGACGAGATCGCGCGGTATGGCGGACTCTTCGACGCGCGCGTCGCCGCCGGCGATGCGCCCGCGGATGCGGTCGCGCTCGTCCTCGAGGCCGTGTTGATGTCGCCGCACTTTCTCTACCGCCCCGAGCTCGGCACCGCCGGCCCCGGGCAGGAGGGCCCGCTGGCGCCCTACGAGGTCGCAAGCCGCCTGAGCTACCTGCTGTGGGGGACGATGCCCGACGACGCGCTGCTCGACGCCGCCGACGCTGACACCCTCGCCGACGCCGAACAGATCGCACAGCAGGCCGAGCGCATGCTCGTGGATCCCCGCGCCCAGGACGGTGTGGTGCGCTTCGTGTCCGAGTGGCTCGGCACCGACGGCGCGCAGGTGGTCAAGAAGGCCGCCGAGGTCACCGCGGGGCTGCCGGCCACGCTGCAGCAGGACCTCGAGCAGGAGACCCGCCGCTTCGTCTACGACGCGATGCTCGGCAAGTCACCGTCGCTGACGACCCTGCTGACCTCGAGCTCGAGCTTCGCCAACGAGACCGTCGCGTCGATCTATGGCGTCGAGGGCGTCAGTGGGCCGGAGTTCCGCGCGGTCGAGCTGGACCCCGACACCCGGCGCGGCATCCTCACGCAGCCGCTGCTGCTGGCCGCGCACACCAAGGAGTCGGGCTTCTCGGTGGTGCAGATGGGCCGCTTCGTCCGCGAGCGACTGCTGTGTCAGGAGGTACCGCCGCCCCCGCCCAACGTCGACACCACGCTCGACGACACGCCCGAGAGCGCGGGCCTGACCTACCGCGAGCACCTCACGCAGCTCACCGGCGAGGGCTCGTGCAACGCCTGTCACAAGCTGCTCAACGCGCCGGGCTTCGCATACATGGGCTTCGACGCGATCGGTCGCGTGATGACCGAGGATCTGCTCGGTCGACCGCTCGATACCCACGGCACCCTGACGGCGCTCGACGGCGTCGATGTCGAGTTCGACGACCTCGCGGGGATGGTCGACGCCATCGCCGACTCGCAGGCGGTGCGGGGCTGCTTCGCGCGGCGTTACCTCGAGTACGCCTTTGGACGCACGCTCGCGCCCGAGGACGTCGCGCTCTACCACCGACTCGCCGCCGGCCTCGAGGCCGGCGACGGCGAGTTCCCCGCCTTCGTCGCAGCGCTGGTGCTGTCCGACGAGTTCGCGCGCACGGGCCCGTTCGCCGAGTAGACGCCGCAGCCACGAGGAGCTCGAGACACCATGGCCAACCTGAAGATCGCCCGTCGCACCGTGTTCACCGCCGGCCCGCTCGCGCTGTTGCTCGCCGGCATCGAGCGTCGCGTCACCGCAGCGCCCGAGGACGCGCCACGCCGCTTCGTCACGTTGTTCACACCCAACGGCCTCAACTACACCGACGCCGGCCCGTCCGGCGGTGAGAGTGACTTCAGCTTCGGTGACTACTACGACGCCTTCG encodes the following:
- a CDS encoding DUF1592 domain-containing protein; translated protein: MPRLLGCPLALLALLAAPACYTGLGPAGSGDAEATAAGGDGSSDGGGAEGGASDTGTGEPDRPDPAIGDLHTAIGVRRLSKFEYGNTVRDLLGVVGAEQGLADEQKVEYLSNNAHAKQLGLAELETFSRAAEQAAAAAVPMMSLAPGCTPATADAACVDAWLPSFLRRSFRRPVTADEIARYGGLFDARVAAGDAPADAVALVLEAVLMSPHFLYRPELGTAGPGQEGPLAPYEVASRLSYLLWGTMPDDALLDAADADTLADAEQIAQQAERMLVDPRAQDGVVRFVSEWLGTDGAQVVKKAAEVTAGLPATLQQDLEQETRRFVYDAMLGKSPSLTTLLTSSSSFANETVASIYGVEGVSGPEFRAVELDPDTRRGILTQPLLLAAHTKESGFSVVQMGRFVRERLLCQEVPPPPPNVDTTLDDTPESAGLTYREHLTQLTGEGSCNACHKLLNAPGFAYMGFDAIGRVMTEDLLGRPLDTHGTLTALDGVDVEFDDLAGMVDAIADSQAVRGCFARRYLEYAFGRTLAPEDVALYHRLAAGLEAGDGEFPAFVAALVLSDEFARTGPFAE